From the genome of Proteus vulgaris, one region includes:
- the moeB gene encoding molybdopterin-synthase adenylyltransferase MoeB, with translation MSIELTDEETLRYNRQIVLRGFDFDGQEALKSASVLIVGAGGLGCSASQYLTAAGVGKLTLLDFDTVSLSNLQRQILHRDATIGQPKVLSAKTTLEAINPHVTIETVDALLEDEALAKLISQHNIVMDCTDNVAVREQLNRLCFHQKKPLVSGAAIRMEGQISVFTYQDDEPCYRCLSHLFGNNALSCVEAGIMAPVVGTIGTLQAVEAIKLLTGYGENLHGKVLMFDAMRMQFREFKLPKNPHCEVCSANLPDN, from the coding sequence ATGAGTATCGAATTAACCGATGAAGAAACACTGCGCTACAATCGCCAGATTGTATTAAGAGGTTTTGATTTTGATGGTCAAGAGGCACTGAAAAGTGCCTCTGTATTGATTGTTGGCGCAGGTGGCTTAGGATGTAGTGCTTCGCAATATCTTACAGCTGCAGGTGTAGGAAAACTCACACTATTAGATTTTGATACTGTTTCTCTTTCTAATCTTCAGCGCCAAATTCTTCATCGTGACGCTACGATTGGCCAACCCAAAGTACTCTCTGCAAAAACAACATTAGAAGCAATTAATCCTCATGTCACAATAGAAACTGTTGATGCATTACTTGAAGATGAGGCTTTAGCTAAACTTATTAGCCAACATAATATCGTAATGGACTGTACGGATAATGTGGCAGTACGCGAGCAACTTAATCGCCTCTGCTTTCATCAGAAAAAACCACTAGTATCTGGTGCAGCTATTAGGATGGAAGGTCAAATCAGCGTATTCACTTACCAAGATGACGAGCCTTGCTATCGTTGCTTGAGCCATCTTTTTGGCAATAACGCTTTAAGTTGTGTTGAAGCGGGCATAATGGCACCTGTTGTGGGTACTATTGGCACATTACAAGCAGTTGAAGCCATTAAATTACTCACTGGCTATGGTGAAAATCTGCATGGCAAGGTATTAATGTTTGACGCAATGCGAATGCAGTTTCGTGAATTCAAGTTACCTAAAAATCCACATTGCGAAGTGTGCTCTGCCAATTTACCCGATAACTAA